Sequence from the Cryptomeria japonica unplaced genomic scaffold, Sugi_1.0 HiC_scaffold_375, whole genome shotgun sequence genome:
TATTAGCCTTGATAGGCGGGCAAGGCTTgataggggtgggtgggaggagatagtGCGTCGGGTGGGTGGGAACTATTTTGACACCGCCCCGGGAGGAGGTTAGAACGGTTGGGGGGTTACCTATCATCAATGGGGTAGCAGGTTGCGATCACAGTACCGAAGAGTTACTGAAGGAGCTTGGCTGAGTCAATTACTATCCCCACCCaccccccctactatttgaagggaatCAGCTTGCCGCAGGTATAGGCGGCCCTACCCCAGGAAGTCAAGTAGGGCCTGGGCCCATTATAGAGTAGGGGTTGTGGATTGATTCCTCTCCCCAATAGAAAGGATAGAAGAGCATACACCCTACTCTATAATGGGGCTCCCTATAATGGAATTCTTCTAGCAAGCTTATTAATTAACCCAACTATAGTTGAGCCTATCCCAAGGCCCTCTCCCCTACcgcgattctatacgtaacatgccccctcCCCCCTACCCCTAGCCGAATTGGGCGGGGAAGGGATCAGTAGATTAATGACGCCTGCTAGCCCTTTAGATAGTAGGGGGctagcccttcaaatagtaggggggagGGTATGTATATTGTCATTCTAGCAGGCTAATTAATTAGAGGTAGATTAATTGTTGGGCgctcccctactattctatggcaaaGGTCTTCGGCCGTATATCTATATGGGTCCGCCTGGGGATAGAGATGGTCGTCGGATCACTACGGATAGAATGGAATAATATTCTGCATGCATCCCATCGGCCTACCATATCTACCAATCGATTCCGCCCGCATGAGATTCCCCCAATATAGAGATAGGCGAACAATGGGGTATATAGAGTAGGGACCGTGATTGGAACCCAAACAATGGAACGGGCCGAACCCGAACAATGAAATCCGAAAATAGGCCGGAAAGGGGCAACAATAGGCCGGAAAGGCCCGAGTCCCTCATATCGCCCGGCGGCACTCCCGATCTGTGTGGAATGGCAAAAGTCGAGTCGTATTGGCCCAATCCACCACTATAAACCCCCTCCCGTTGATAGTTGTTGATCGATCGCATTGTTCACCGGCAGATTCAATGTTCTATCCCACTTCACGAGCTCTCCTCCCCTGGCGTTCAACTTGACTGGAGCGAGTTTGTATTCGTGAGAGGGGTTGAATTGAAAAAAGTCCCCGGGCGGTGAACCCCAGCTTCACTGTTACTATCTCCCGAGGCCGCTGGGAATGAGAGGTTGAGGTTCAATGATGTTGTCAAAAGGGAATGATGTTGTCAAAAGGGCACGATAACGATTACCGCATGAAGGAAGCCTCTGTTCTGGCAATCCGCCCGTGGATTAGTCGGCATGCCACCTCCGCAATGCCGTAATCGGTAATGGCGGTAATCGGTCCGATTGGTCTTGTCGCCCCGCCAATGatctatgaatgaatgaatggatgtagTTGTCCATCCACCCCGATGAAGACCGcgacccctttagaatagtagggaagCGGGATAGGGCGATAGTCTAGTAAGTACCAGGACTCCCTTTCAACGTCGAATTGGCGCCTGATCCTATGAACGGGACGAGAACTCGTAGCCACACAGACATGATGCCAGTGGATGGTCGAGCCCCCCTCTATCCCCCATAtataagagaggggggggggcgaGAGCCCCTATCCCCTATCTCGGTAAAGGCAAGGCGGCTATCTCGCTACATGAGTCAAAGTAGTTGCCTATAGATATATATGGCGGTCGTTTTACCATACCCGTATGTGCAACACCGGTGAATAATCGATACGGAGAAGGCCCCCCGGGCACCTCGCAGCGTCCGAATCAATAGCTGCAGCAGTCAATTCATGAGCCAAAATGGCTTCGGATGATCGGCCACTCTCACCGGGATGGGGACACCGAGAGGATTTCGGATGATCAGCCGCCACATCTAGAATGTCGTCTGGTCTTTTCGGCTTCCCCCTACGGGCCTCCGGAACTCTAGTCCCACCCTGCTTCCTGCATAGGGGTGGGTGGGGGGACAAAAGGGGGCAGGCTGATTAATAAGGAACTATCGAGTCCCTACCCACCCATGGGCCCAACCCCACAGAATTATGTCCACCCACCCAACCCCACAGCACCCACCCCACAACCCTCTACCTCCAACCACTATAATTCGGGTGGGAGGGCGAATTGAACCCCCCACAATAACAACGGCATCtaggggtgggcccctactattctatggcaggAGGATATAGAAGTTCGGCCCCTGGCAAGGGATGGGTGGGAATAAAGGGCCTCCCACTGCCGGCATTAATAAATAAACCTGTAATTAATCAGTCCATAAAATAGTGGCTTGTTTGAAGTGGGCTATGATTCTTTCCGATACAGTAGGCATTGAACCGACTGAACCTTCTCGCCGAATAGTAGTAGGGGCGACGCCCGAGAACGTCTTCTcctgccatagaatagtaggggcccaccccctAGTCAAGCGAATAGTAGGGGCCATATAATTTGAGGGGGGGCCCGCCAACTATCGAGTGTTGACTGGAGGCGGGCCAGATTATCTACGTAACATGCCATCCCCCCCCCCACTATATATTCTCCACCTGGCCCCCCCTGGGAGGTAGATTATTGTAGGGGCCCACCATAACTATTCCCTCCCACTCCAGTcaattaatgtacgcctgctagcCCTTTACGAATAGTAGGGGCCCGCCCAATTATAGGGGTAGGGCTTGACTGCAGTCCCATAGCCTCCTCCAGAATAATAGAAAATAGGGGCCCACCcccccccctactatttgaagggaatCAGCTTGCCCCTAatgtcctcccacccaccccgtaCGGCCGCAGCaacctctcctctctccctctccactctAAGATGCTGGGTTCAACTCGGCCAAACCACTCCTCCACTTTACTATTCCCACCCTGCTGCCTTACTCTAGCAGGCTAATTAATTGGGGGAGTTGGAGAGGCAGTAGCATCTAATATTGATTCATAACCCCCATTAGCAGGGTACCAGTTGACTCAGTCGAAGGAGCAAGAGTCAATTCCGTTGTTTATAGAGCAGAAAAAGCTGCAGCCCTTACAATTAATTGGGTTACTAAAGGTCCATATAATGCAGTTACAGATCCAGGTTAAGCAGTCGATTCAGCGGTAGCCCCAGTACCACCAACAGTAGCAGAGCCTAAAACTAGGGATAGAGAATAGTTAGGTCGGTTCTCCGATCCACCTTGAAGTAACATCTCCAAGTCAAATCTCAGAAGAGACGTGCCGATCTGGAATAGTTGAGTAAGGCGGATCATGCTTATGCGCTGTGGGCACAGAGAGGAATAGGTCGTGCCTACCATCCATCGCTATAGTATTATGTGTAACCGAGCAGATAACCACCTCCTTCCTCGGATGTATAACTCAGTTAATAGTCTTGTGTACCACTGCTATATCCATATAGTGTAGTGCAGCGCCGATCCACTTCGGTATGGCATCATAGAAATTTGCACCGCGAAACTCAGAGGAGTTGGATGAGCCGAAGATCTGCCTCGGGCGATAACCCTTCCTTATCCGATCTGCTTGGCCGACTAGATTGTATTGTATTGGGAAACGTAACCAGAAAGGACTAGTAGCTCCTGCATATGCATCGGCCCCGCCTTGTTCCCGAGGCGGGAGCTTACTCATTGGGAAACGGCCCCCCCCCATAGAAGTAGGGGGAATTGTTACTCTAGCCCCCCCTACCCCTACCCCTACTATTGaaaaggggaaagggaaagggcataaaatgtCGAGGGGCTATGGGGGGCTCCCCTACAATAACTAGAATAGGGAGGTGGGGGGGGAGGGTTATTGTTCTATGGCTAGCTTATTCCCCTACCATAAAATGTCGAGGGGCTATGGGGCGATTctagccccatagaattgtaggtcGAGTGCAAGCGcatccatagaatagtagggcacgTCATTAATGAACGGCTCGCCCTACAATTTCTAGGGGCTGATGCCATTAAGAGGCATTTGAATACATTTTCTTGGATGGAAGGGTTTACTGGAGCAACCAACATTTCCGTAATGAATGAAAGGTAGGGGCCACCACACCTCTGCCTGGTTTTGATAGGAGATCCTCCTCCCCCTACAATTTTGATGGCCTATTGCCATAGTAGGGAGCTTGCTAGAATAATATGAAAAAGGGGCCGAATAGTAGGGGCCCATAGAATATTTTAGGCTCCGGGGGCATACTCCTATCTCTTGCTTTTGAATCCAAGGTAGGGCATCTGGGTAGGGAATACATCTGGAAGGAGAGGAGCATCTGGGCATGAAAATACTCCTCTATCCGGATTGGCAAGGCTAGGCCCCTATACTGTCTTGATTCGGCAGATGGAGTTGGTAGGGAACAGAGTTTAGGGATTAgctggggtgggtgggaggcccctactattctaaggggttcTGCTGTTCCATTCTATTCTTCTGAACTGAACTAACAAATATGGAGAGGTTCACCAATGCGATCTGGGGATTCAATCAAGGCATTCAAGACTATTGGTAATGAGGTGGCCTCCATCACTCCTATTCCTTCTTGCAAGCCGGGGAGCATCTATCCTCTTAAGCTCCTCTCCCCTTAACTTAACAGTGGAGTGCAGGCCGTTGGTGGATTGGCTCCCGCGGAGGCGGTGGGTGGGAAGATCTAGTTGGCAGCACCCGGGTTTGAACTATCGAGCCCCACCCAACCCGGACTTCTCCTATATCCTCCCGCCAATATCGAGAGTAGCCCTCAGCCTGCTAGAATGAAAATCTACATACCCTCTTTATTAATCTAGCAGGGCCCATATAATTCCCCCCACCCCCCCAAAGAATAGTTGAATAGTTGCTAGAGTGACGGAAACTATAGTTGGCATAGTCGGGGTGGGACTATAGTttcataatagaataatagggctcgattctatacgtaacatgcccgttCCATTCTAGGGAAGGACGGCGTACTACGATACTTTCCGTTTCGCCGAGCCCTGCTTTGGTCTCCGGTTTGATGGTTGTACGCGCCAAGAATCCAGTACATCCCGTTCCGTCCTCCATCCCAGTGTTTCGCAACACCTCGGGTTCACCCATTTTGTTAGGTCCTGACCTCCCCGCCATGATCTCCCCGGTGGTTCATACAGGAGCTATTGCCGTTTTATCCTTACCCGTGGTCATGATGTTGAATATTCAAATAGCGGAGATTCACGAAAAGGTATCGCGCTATCCACCAGTGAGCGGTATTATTGGACTGATCCCTTGGTGGGAAATGTCCCTCATCCCAGATAATGATCACATTCCATTATTACCAACGAGCATAAGTACAAACTCTCTGAGATATACAGTTCATGCTGGAGAAATACAGGGTTGGACCAATTCGGAAACATCGGGCAATTCACTTCATACCTACTATTCCGTTCGGTTCTTGGTTTCTAGTCTAATTCTGTCAGTAGCCATGATTGGGGCTACAGTACTGACTATGCATAGGACTACTAGAGTTAAGAGACAGGACGTGTTCCGACAAAATGCTATTGATTCCAAGAGGACTATGATGAGGAGGACGACAGACCCACACCTACCCACCCCAGGTTCcgcccctactatctataggcccCAATAAAGAAATACTTCTCACCAATATTGGGGCAGGGTAGGGGTGGGCGGGTGGGCCATGTGGGGGGGGGGCAGGTCGACATCCATGGGTAGGGGTGGGGTAGGTTGTGCCCCGAGCACGATTGAGAAAGTTTACGCTGGCCCCTCAAATTCTATGGgcgaaagaaagaaagaaagctatATGCCGAACCTTCCTACCATTTCCCCCCACCCCGGGGTAGGGTGGGGTAGTCCCTCTCCTCTGCCCTTCTTCCCAACCCACCCCGGGTGTTTGAGTGTCTCTGCTCTGCTAGTAGAGGTAGGTTGGGGTTGAGGGCGTATAGAGTAGAGGAGGGTTTAAAGTCGGAAGGGTTGTCCCTGGCTCTCTCTGTAAGTGCTTGAGGTAAGGGCTTTTCTTGTTATCTGTTGTAGCGAGCCGCCCTCGGTCCCGATAACTTCTTTGGTTGGTTGCTTCCGTCGAGTGAATCGGTCCGTTCGTTGCTTGATTCTGTCCAGCCCTTTGCAGCCTTCTATAGCTATAGCTATAGTTGGGCCCTGCCTTCTATGCATCCATGGATTCCGATCCGTCCAATGAATGGAGTCCTATAGTGGTGGCGGCCGGCGGGTGGGAGTTCCATAGTTATGGTGGTGGGGAATAGGCTTCGGCAAGTCTTTAGCCGGGTTTTTCTTTCCGTTCCTTCGGTCCCCTACCCGGCCTGTTTGTGCCCGCCCTATCGCCGCCGGGGGGGTTCCATCTGGAGCTCCATGCTTGGTTGGTTGAAGTGAATGCTTCGTTCGCTGTCCTTCCGGCCGAGGAGTAGGGGAGGCCCCGCTACTCTAATAGCTATAATGGCTTAAGGTCCATACTATTTACGTAACATGAGTGGCCCCCCTCCTATTATATTGGGGTGATGCTATGCAAGTTCTATATAGTAGGGGGGGTATGGTCCTATAGTGATGCAGTCCATTCCCGACTGAGACTATAGTGATGCAGTCCATTTAATATGCCTAGTCTTATAGTGATGCAGTCCAGACTCTATACGGAACATGAGTGAGCCGGTGCCCGCCCCGATCAGGTACTATCTATAGGGGCGGCTGGAGGGCCCCTATCTGGGGAAGCCGATGGATAGCCCTACTATCGGAGATCCGACCTCTTATTCTTCTTCATAGCCGGTCCCACTACAGAATCTTCGGATCAGGGATGGATTGGGATTCGATCCGCCAATGTGACACCTTGACCTGAGGAGGCCCCCTACCTCGGGTTGGGGGCTTTATAGTGGGACTGCTGTACTGCTGAGTTCCAGTCGAAACGGATTCGATCTTGACTATACTAGCTAGACTAGACTAGACTCACGATTGAAGCCGGCCCCCATGGTCGAAACGGATGCGGGGCGATACGACTGATGTTGGGATTCTGACGGTGGGATGGATgggcctatagatagtaggggatCTGGACTAAGGGGCAGCCTCGAGCCATAAGCTCTTGACCCATTATTATAGCTTAAAATAGCGGGCTGATTAATTGACTGATTAATAAGAGGTGGGGGGGTAGTTATGGAGAAGTATAAAGATGCCGATCTCCAGGTATGGAGAGTTTGGATAGGGCATGATGGAGGAGTTGGGGAGTATTAATCTACGCCCCTCCGGGATGCCGATCTCCGATCAGGTCTTCATGATGGAGGAGTATGATGGACCCTCTCAACTACTATCGGCAGTGAGATGTGATGATGAGGCCCGCCCCCCCACTATAGGAAGGGTAGATAGGCAGAGGAATCGGCAATCTGCCCTATCTCTCCACTTACTACGATAAAGCAGTATCGGTTAATGACGATGCCTATCTCTCTCTAGGGGGTAGGTGTATTCATGTTGGTAGGCGGTTTGTAGGATCCGTGAACTGCATCCGAGTTCTCCGATTCCGTTAGTCTCGCCCCCGGAACTATTGTCCGGGTGGGTGGGAATCATAGGGTTCCCGGGTGGATATAGATTGTTGTTGGGTAGGGCCTTGAATCGCAGGTCGTTATGGCTTTCCCAGCTATCTCCGCTCGACCTAACGTATATAGAGCACTCGAGTGAGATTCGATTACAGCTATCGCTGCAGTTGTGGTTCTCTTCATAGTAGCATAGTAGCTTTCTTTAGATTCCTCTCCACCCGGATTCGCAGCTCCCGGCCTTGGACAGCCTCTTCGCCCTAGGAGAGATAGGGCATCCACGCCAATTGACTTCAGCAGCGAGAAGATAGGGGTAGGGCTTGCTTCAGCTATAATACTGACACGACATCAAGGACTAAGCCCCTACCTCCACTATAAAGGTAGGGGTGGAGGCTGGACTATCATTCATCCCTTGGACCATAGACCCGCCGAATCATACATAGACCCGGGTCCTTTAATCCCATCTTCTGTCTTTGAAGAACTCTAGTTATTCTTCTCCCGTCCCGATCAGTAGATCAGCGATCAGTAACTTTGAACTCGGAGCTGGGTGGGGGGGGGTCGGCGATGAAGAGAAAGGGCCCACCCCGGCACTATAGTCGATAGTAGGGCCACGACTGAgcaaggggtgggtgggaggatataGGATAACGGGTGGGTGGGAAGCCCTTATTAAAATAGTAGGGGTCCCAGGGTGGGAGGAAGATAAGGCGGCAAATCAGCCCGGGTGGGGGGGAACTCTAGGATGGGGGGCGTGTAGTTCCTCCCACCGGCAAGGGTGGGGGGGAACTATAGGGTGGGGGGTTTCTTTTTGTTGGGGGTGGGAATAGAAGTTGGTGCCCCTGCATTGGGAGGATCAGAGGTATAGTGGGCCAGTTGTCTCCAGCCGAGTGGTCGGACTTGCCCCCATGTTGGGCATTCGTGGGGCGTGGGTTTTGAGTAGCATAGATAGTTGTGGTTCAGCCGGCCGAAGCGGCCGAAGATGGGGTATAAATTGATATGGTTATGATGGCTAGGCATCTCCTTCTCCGTTCACAGATTGATCTACAGATTCAATCGACTATGGAATCAGTACCGGTTGTCCATACTTCAGCGTTAGGCGGCCCGGTGGATCTAGTTATCACGGTTAAAGAACTGACCTCAGATTCAAGCTCCCACTAACGGGATGCAAGCACCCGCTAGTTACAGGACTCAACCCGGCCGGCCCTTCTCCACAACCCCCCGGCGGCCCTTACCCAATGCATTTGATACCCATTTAGACGTGTTCAGCCCCCCCGAATAGTAGGGCTTACGCTCTTGGGCATTAGGGAGGGTCCGAGAAAGATTGGTTGAACGGAACCGGCCTTCCGGAAGTGGTTCCGGCGGGGCCGGTGGATGGTTACGGACCTTCTCTCTCAACTGTAAGGGGAAGGCAACTGTAAGGGGAAGGGAGAAGGTAGGATTGGGAAAGGTAGGGAAAGTAGGAGAGATAATTACCTCGGCCGGGGGCTTCAGCAACTATAGCCTCCTTCTTCTAGCAGGTTGATTAATGGCAGTGGGAGGGACTCGATAGTTGGCTAATCCCCCCCTTCTAGCAGGCTGATTAATGAAGTGGGAGGTCTATAGTTTtctatggcccctactattctaaaggggggcCTCGGGTATTACGTACAGGATTGAGTTAGCACGGTGGGAGAATTCAAAGTGGGAATACTTTATGCCCACCCAACTCGACAAAGCAATATTAGTTAGGTAGATTAGCAGGTTGCCCCGTAGAAGAGGTTGGGGTTCGAATCCCCTATGATCCTAGAATCCAAATCGATCgatccctttagaatagtagggcccatcCTGCGGCATCATTATAGATCGGCGGCTCAACTATATCCACCCACCCCTGCTCGATGTCAATTTGGGGGGCGGCCGGGGGAGTCGCCCGTTACGGAGCGCGGCCCATGCATCCAAAAAGTATCACCGGCTCTCGGGCCGGACTCAGTGTGGCGCGCTGAGTCAAAAAATGAACCCGAGCCAAT
This genomic interval carries:
- the LOC131871156 gene encoding NADH-ubiquinone oxidoreductase chain 6-like gives rise to the protein MSARGRQDKSDFVKGGVEDGTATSREGTSGEQSIAYSSSILATIIGSILYVTCPFHSREGRRTTILSVSPSPALVSGLMVVRAKNPVHPVPSSIPVFRNTSGSPILLGPDLPAMISPVVHTGAIAVLSLPVVMMLNIQIAEIHEKVSRYPPVSGIIGLIPWWEMSLIPDNDHIPLLPTSISTNSLRYTVHAGEIQGWTNSETSGNSLHTYYSVRFLVSSLILSVAMIGATVLTMHRTTRVKRQDVFRQNAIDSKRTMMRRTTDPHLPTPGSAPTIYRPQ